A part of Peromyscus maniculatus bairdii isolate BWxNUB_F1_BW_parent chromosome 10, HU_Pman_BW_mat_3.1, whole genome shotgun sequence genomic DNA contains:
- the Thoc5 gene encoding THO complex subunit 5 isoform X1, which translates to MSSSESSKKRKPKVIRSDGTPTEGKRNRTDTEQEGKYYSEEAEVDLRDPGRDYELYKYTCQELQRLMAEIQDLKSKGSKDVAMEIEERRIQSCVHFMTLKKLNRLAHIRLKKGRDQTHEAKQKVDAYHLQLQNLLYEVMHLQKEITKCLEFKSKHEEIDLVSLEEFYTEAPPNISKAEITMGDPHQQTLARLDWELEQRKRLAEKYRECLSNKEKILKEIEVKKEYLSSLQPRLNSIMQASLPVQEYLFMPFDQAHKQYETARHLPPPLYVLFVQATAYGQACAHMKSSSQPPRQDKTLSVAIEGSVDEAKALFKPPEDSQDDESDSDAEEEQTTKRRRPTLGVQLDDKRKEMLKRHPLSVLIDLKCKDNSVLHLTFYYLMNLNIMTVKAKVTTTVELITPISAGDLLSPDSVLSCLYPGDHGKKTPNPANQYQFDKVGILTLRDYVLELGHPYLWVQKLGGLHFPKEQPQHTVVADHSQSASHMETTMKLLKTRVQSRLALHKQFASLEHGIVPVTSDCQSLFPAKVVSRLVKWVIIAHEDYMELHFTKDIVEAGLAGDTNLYYLALIERGTAKLQAAVVLNPGYSSIPPIFRLCLNWKGEKTNSNDDNIRAMESEVNVCYKELCGPRPSHQLLTNQLQRLCVLLDVYLETESHDDSVEGPKEFPQEKMCLRLFRGPSRMKPFKYNHPQGFFSHR; encoded by the exons ATGTCATCATCAGAATCCAGCAAAAAAAGGAAACCCAAGGTGATCCGAAGCGACGGAACCCCAACTGAGGGGAAACGGAACCGAACTGATACTGAGCAG GAAGGCAAATACTACAGTGAGGAGGCTGAGGTTGACCTGCGGGACCCTGGCAGAGACTATGAGCTGTACAAGTACACTTGCCAGGAGCTGCAAAGGTTGATGGCCGAGATCCAGGACCTGAAGAGCAAGGGCAGCAAGGATGTG GCCATGGAAATTGAAGAGCGAAGGATCCAGAGCTGTGTGCATTTCATGACTCTAAAGAAGCTAAACCGCTTAGCCCATATCCGGCtaaagaaaggaagagatcaGACCCATGAG GCCAAGCAGAAAGTTGATGCCTACCACCTGCAGCTTCAGAACCTGCTCTACGAAGTGATGCACCTGCAGAAGGAGATCACCAAATGTCTGGAGTTCAA GTCAAAGCATGAAGAAATCGATCTGGTCAGTTTAGAGGAATTTTATACAGAGGCTCCACCCAACATCAGCAAGGCCGAAATCACCATGGGAGACCCTCACCAACAGACCTTGGCCCGTCTGGACTGggagctggagcagaggaagag GCTGGCAGAGAAGTACCGAGAATGTCTCTCCAACAAGGAGAAGATCCTGAAGGAGATTGAGGTGAAGAAGGAGTATCTGAGCAGCCTGCAGCCTCGTCTCAACAGCATCATGCAG GCTTCCCTCCCGGTGCAGGAATACCTGTTCATGCCCTTTGACCAGGCTCACAAGCAATATGAGACAGCCAGGCACCTGCCGCCTCCCCTCTACGTGCTCTTCGTGCAGGCCACTGCGTACGGGCAGGCCTGCG CTCATATGAAatcctcctcccagccccctagACAGG ATAAGACGCTGTCGGTGGCCATTGAAGGCAGTGTGGACGAGGCCAAAGCTCTCTTCAAGCCCCCTGAGGACTCTCAAG ATGATGAGAGCGACTCGGACGCTGAAGAGGAGCAGACTACG AAACGGCGTCGACCCACACTTGGGGTTCAGTTGGATGATAAGCGCAAGGAGATGCTGAAAAGGCACCCACTGTCCGTCTTGATTGATCTGAAGTGCAAAG ACAACAGTGTGCTTCATCTGACTTTCTACTATCTCATGAACCTCAACATCATGACCGTGAAGGCCAAAGTGACGACCACCGTGGAGCTCATCACCCCCATCAGTGCAGG AGACTTGCTGTCTCCCGACTCGGTCCTGAGCTGTTTGTATCCTGGAGATcatggaaagaaaactccaaacCCAGCCAATCAGTATCAGTTTGATAAAGTTGG CATCCTGACTTTGAGAGACTATGTACTTGAGTTAGGTCACCCCTACTTGTGGGTACAGAAGCTGGGTGGCCTCCACTTCCCCAAAGAGCAGCCCCAG CACACAGTAGTGGCTGACCACTCCCAGAGCGCCAGCCACATGGAGACCACCATGAAGCTGCTGAAAACCAGGGTCCAGTCCCGCCTGGCTCTCCACAAACAGTTCGCATCTTTGG AACATGGCATCGTGCCGGTTACCAGTGATTGCCAGTCCCTCTTCCCTGCCAAGGTGGTTTCTCGCCTGGTGAAGTGGGTGATAATTGCACACGAAGATTACATG GAGCTGCATTTCACTAAGGACATAGTAGAGGCAGGACTGGCCGGGGACACCAATCTCTACTACCTGGCGCTTATTGAAAGGGGAACAG CGAAACTCCAGGCTGCTGTCGTATTGAACCCTGGCTACTCCTCCATCCCACCCATTTTCCGACTCTGTCTAAACTGGAAAGGGGAGAAAACCAACAGCAATGATGACAATATCCGG GCGATGGAGAGTGAGGTCAACGTGTGCTATAAGGAGCTGTGTGGTCCTCGGCCCAGCCACCAGCTCTTGACCAACCAGCTGCAGAGGCTGTGTGTGCTGCTGGATGTCTACCTGGAGACCGAGAGCCATGACGACAGTGTGGAGGGCCCCAAGGAGTTTCCCCAGGAGAAGATGTGCCTGCGGCTTTTTAG GGGTCC
- the Thoc5 gene encoding THO complex subunit 5 isoform X2 yields the protein MSSSESSKKRKPKVIRSDGTPTEGKRNRTDTEQEGKYYSEEAEVDLRDPGRDYELYKYTCQELQRLMAEIQDLKSKGSKDVAMEIEERRIQSCVHFMTLKKLNRLAHIRLKKGRDQTHEAKQKVDAYHLQLQNLLYEVMHLQKEITKCLEFKSKHEEIDLVSLEEFYTEAPPNISKAEITMGDPHQQTLARLDWELEQRKRLAEKYRECLSNKEKILKEIEVKKEYLSSLQPRLNSIMQASLPVQEYLFMPFDQAHKQYETARHLPPPLYVLFVQATAYGQACDKTLSVAIEGSVDEAKALFKPPEDSQDDESDSDAEEEQTTKRRRPTLGVQLDDKRKEMLKRHPLSVLIDLKCKDNSVLHLTFYYLMNLNIMTVKAKVTTTVELITPISAGDLLSPDSVLSCLYPGDHGKKTPNPANQYQFDKVGILTLRDYVLELGHPYLWVQKLGGLHFPKEQPQHTVVADHSQSASHMETTMKLLKTRVQSRLALHKQFASLEHGIVPVTSDCQSLFPAKVVSRLVKWVIIAHEDYMELHFTKDIVEAGLAGDTNLYYLALIERGTAKLQAAVVLNPGYSSIPPIFRLCLNWKGEKTNSNDDNIRAMESEVNVCYKELCGPRPSHQLLTNQLQRLCVLLDVYLETESHDDSVEGPKEFPQEKMCLRLFRGPSRMKPFKYNHPQGFFSHR from the exons ATGTCATCATCAGAATCCAGCAAAAAAAGGAAACCCAAGGTGATCCGAAGCGACGGAACCCCAACTGAGGGGAAACGGAACCGAACTGATACTGAGCAG GAAGGCAAATACTACAGTGAGGAGGCTGAGGTTGACCTGCGGGACCCTGGCAGAGACTATGAGCTGTACAAGTACACTTGCCAGGAGCTGCAAAGGTTGATGGCCGAGATCCAGGACCTGAAGAGCAAGGGCAGCAAGGATGTG GCCATGGAAATTGAAGAGCGAAGGATCCAGAGCTGTGTGCATTTCATGACTCTAAAGAAGCTAAACCGCTTAGCCCATATCCGGCtaaagaaaggaagagatcaGACCCATGAG GCCAAGCAGAAAGTTGATGCCTACCACCTGCAGCTTCAGAACCTGCTCTACGAAGTGATGCACCTGCAGAAGGAGATCACCAAATGTCTGGAGTTCAA GTCAAAGCATGAAGAAATCGATCTGGTCAGTTTAGAGGAATTTTATACAGAGGCTCCACCCAACATCAGCAAGGCCGAAATCACCATGGGAGACCCTCACCAACAGACCTTGGCCCGTCTGGACTGggagctggagcagaggaagag GCTGGCAGAGAAGTACCGAGAATGTCTCTCCAACAAGGAGAAGATCCTGAAGGAGATTGAGGTGAAGAAGGAGTATCTGAGCAGCCTGCAGCCTCGTCTCAACAGCATCATGCAG GCTTCCCTCCCGGTGCAGGAATACCTGTTCATGCCCTTTGACCAGGCTCACAAGCAATATGAGACAGCCAGGCACCTGCCGCCTCCCCTCTACGTGCTCTTCGTGCAGGCCACTGCGTACGGGCAGGCCTGCG ATAAGACGCTGTCGGTGGCCATTGAAGGCAGTGTGGACGAGGCCAAAGCTCTCTTCAAGCCCCCTGAGGACTCTCAAG ATGATGAGAGCGACTCGGACGCTGAAGAGGAGCAGACTACG AAACGGCGTCGACCCACACTTGGGGTTCAGTTGGATGATAAGCGCAAGGAGATGCTGAAAAGGCACCCACTGTCCGTCTTGATTGATCTGAAGTGCAAAG ACAACAGTGTGCTTCATCTGACTTTCTACTATCTCATGAACCTCAACATCATGACCGTGAAGGCCAAAGTGACGACCACCGTGGAGCTCATCACCCCCATCAGTGCAGG AGACTTGCTGTCTCCCGACTCGGTCCTGAGCTGTTTGTATCCTGGAGATcatggaaagaaaactccaaacCCAGCCAATCAGTATCAGTTTGATAAAGTTGG CATCCTGACTTTGAGAGACTATGTACTTGAGTTAGGTCACCCCTACTTGTGGGTACAGAAGCTGGGTGGCCTCCACTTCCCCAAAGAGCAGCCCCAG CACACAGTAGTGGCTGACCACTCCCAGAGCGCCAGCCACATGGAGACCACCATGAAGCTGCTGAAAACCAGGGTCCAGTCCCGCCTGGCTCTCCACAAACAGTTCGCATCTTTGG AACATGGCATCGTGCCGGTTACCAGTGATTGCCAGTCCCTCTTCCCTGCCAAGGTGGTTTCTCGCCTGGTGAAGTGGGTGATAATTGCACACGAAGATTACATG GAGCTGCATTTCACTAAGGACATAGTAGAGGCAGGACTGGCCGGGGACACCAATCTCTACTACCTGGCGCTTATTGAAAGGGGAACAG CGAAACTCCAGGCTGCTGTCGTATTGAACCCTGGCTACTCCTCCATCCCACCCATTTTCCGACTCTGTCTAAACTGGAAAGGGGAGAAAACCAACAGCAATGATGACAATATCCGG GCGATGGAGAGTGAGGTCAACGTGTGCTATAAGGAGCTGTGTGGTCCTCGGCCCAGCCACCAGCTCTTGACCAACCAGCTGCAGAGGCTGTGTGTGCTGCTGGATGTCTACCTGGAGACCGAGAGCCATGACGACAGTGTGGAGGGCCCCAAGGAGTTTCCCCAGGAGAAGATGTGCCTGCGGCTTTTTAG GGGTCC